From one Nocardioides yefusunii genomic stretch:
- the tsf gene encoding translation elongation factor Ts, translated as MSNFTAADVKKLRELTSAGMMDCKKALTETDGDFDKAVDLLRVKGTAKAAARAAEREASAGLVVTAGGALVELKSETDFVAKNADFIAAAEKIAAAADAAKATDAEALKAVELDGSTVGAIVENLAVTIGEKIELGRVAYFDGETVTYMHKRAADLPAAVGVLVEFEGDAAAAKAAAMQVAAMKAQFLTRDEVDADVVARERDVMTAKTLEEGKPEAAVAKIVEGRLGAFFKEIVLLEQESISESKKSVKQVLDAANTTVKRFVRFEVGA; from the coding sequence ATGTCCAACTTCACCGCTGCCGACGTCAAGAAGCTCCGTGAGCTCACCAGCGCCGGCATGATGGACTGCAAGAAGGCGCTGACCGAGACCGACGGCGACTTCGACAAGGCTGTCGACCTGCTCCGCGTCAAGGGCACCGCCAAGGCTGCCGCCCGTGCCGCCGAGCGCGAGGCCTCCGCCGGCCTGGTCGTCACCGCTGGTGGCGCCCTGGTCGAGCTGAAGTCGGAGACCGACTTCGTCGCGAAGAACGCCGACTTCATCGCTGCTGCCGAGAAGATCGCCGCTGCTGCGGACGCCGCCAAGGCGACCGACGCCGAGGCCCTCAAGGCTGTCGAGCTGGACGGTTCCACCGTCGGCGCGATCGTCGAGAACCTCGCCGTCACCATCGGTGAGAAGATCGAGCTCGGCCGCGTCGCCTACTTCGACGGCGAGACCGTCACCTACATGCACAAGCGTGCAGCTGACCTCCCGGCCGCCGTGGGCGTGCTCGTGGAGTTCGAGGGTGACGCTGCTGCTGCCAAGGCTGCCGCCATGCAGGTTGCCGCCATGAAGGCTCAGTTCCTCACCCGCGACGAGGTCGACGCCGACGTCGTCGCCCGCGAGCGCGACGTCATGACCGCGAAGACTCTTGAGGAGGGCAAGCCGGAGGCTGCCGTCGCCAAGATCGTCGAGGGTCGCCTGGGCGCCTTCTTCAAGGAGATCGTCCTCCTCGAGCAGGAGTCGATCAGCGAGTCCAAGAAGTCTGTCAAGCAGGTTCTGGACGCTGCCAACACCACCGTCAAGCGCTTCGTCCGCTTCGAGGTCGGTGCCTGA